From the Clupea harengus chromosome 15, Ch_v2.0.2, whole genome shotgun sequence genome, one window contains:
- the dse gene encoding dermatan-sulfate epimerase: MRTYTRGAPTVFFISLLCANLVPALAEIDSTGGIPFLGGNYDGHPMLYFSQADVEDLQRAAAETHQGIASRIREAGEAMLEHPEEYLPPWSPADFSARWNEVYGNNLGVLSMFCLLYPHRAGALDLVTDYMERMAAQPSWLVKDAPWDEVPMAHSLVGFATAYDFLYEYLSKRQQERFLQVIGNASRYMYEKSYHRGWGFQYLHNHQPTNCVALLTGSLVLMTQGYLQEAYLWTKQVLDVMEKSMVLLQDVTDGSLYEGVAYGTYTTRSLFQYMFLVQRHFAISHFDHPWLHKHFAFLYRTLLPGFQRSVAIADSNYNWFYGPESQLVFLDRYVMRNGSGNWLANVIQKNRVLEGPGQAGKGQRWCTLHTEFLWYDPRLTPTPPPDYGTSRLHYFEDWGVVTYGSTLSAEPNHTFLSFKSGKLGGRAIYDIVHKNKYKEWIKGWRNFNAGHEHPDQNSFTFAPNGVPFITEALYGPKYTFLNNAAMFSPAPSESCFAPWEGQLTEACNSKWLKYKHGPAADCQGRVEAVLERQGMVFIRGEGKSAYSEELKIQSYQRNLLLLHPQLLILVDYINLETDSPTRTMSSFFHNTDQPFKDINMEGIHGAFIKQDDDAYKMFWMDDTGHSERGVLGYKGYPRGYPYNGSNYVNVTMPLRNSHNRVAYIFHGPGVEVQSFNMRGDAERLDIYLTTKEHSYTIYLLTGDRASKPLFAMVLADNKKIVFEKSAGVKESEQEEVEEYVNVVEDNLQHVKPVFQHQERQILARVLNTDNFRKTAERLLQFSDKKKTEEAVEKMFALTKKQGKGKVGKKGNLGDRLSDSLPDIFALIEGSEKKERQRTMKRVYEEIPEEGDGDSRAFVDYSDIRKGKKAGFIKGRKYKEVHMLATARSEDLSNTTSYIRIFLILNIATFILLLALLLTRFQRAQSLHTQRCFYGVLIIDSFILLCLYSSCSQAQC, encoded by the exons ATGAGAACCTACACCCGTGGGGCCCCCACAGTGTTCTTCATAAGTCTGCTGTGCGCCAACCTCGTCCCGGCACTCGCAGAGATCGACTCCACCGGGGGCATCCCTTTCTTGGGGGGCAACTATGACGGGCATCCCATGCTGTACTTCAGCCAGGCGGACGTGGAGGACCTCCAGCGCGCCGCCGCCGAGACGCATCAGGGTATAGCCAGCCGGATCCGCGAGGCTGGGGAGGCCATGCTGGAGCACCCGGAGGAGTACCTGCCTCCCTGGAGCCCCGCAGACTTCAGCGCCAGGTGGAACGAGGTGTACGGGAATAACCTTGGAGTGCTGTCCATGTTCTGTCTGCTCTACCCACACCGGGCCGGCGCCCTGGATTTAGTCACGGACTACATGGAGAGGATGGCAGCTCAACCCAGCTG GTTGGTGAAAGACGCCCCGTGGGACGAGGTCCCCATGGCTCACTCCCTGGTGGGCTTCGCCACGGCCTACGACTTCCTCTATGAGTACCTGAGCAAGCGGCAGCAGGAGCGCTTCCTGCAGGTCATTGGCAACGCCTCCCGCTACATGTACGAGAAGTCCTATCACCGAGGCTGGGGCTTCCAGTACCTGCACAACCACCAGCCCACCAACTGTGTGGCCCTTCTAACGGGCAGTCTCGTCCTCATGACCCAGG GTTATCTGCAGGAAGCGTACCTCTGGACCAAGCAAGTTCTGGACGTTATGGAGAAATCCATGGTGCTCCTTCAGGACGTGACTGACGGGTCGCTGTATGAAGGCGTGGCCTATGGGACTTACACCACTCGCTCCCTCTTCCAGTACATGTTCCTGGTCCAGCGCCACTTTGCCATTAGTCACTTCGACCATCCATGGCTTCACAAGCACTTTGCCTTCTTATACAGAACTCTACTGCCAG GATTCCAGCGGAGTGTTGCCATTGCAGACTCCAATTACAACTGGTTCTACGGGCCAGAAAGCCAGCTGGTGTTCCTAGACCGATACGTAATGCGAAATGGCAGTGGGAACTGGCTTGCAAACGTGATCCAAAAGAACCGTGTGCTGGAGGGGCCGGGGCAGGCAGGGAAAGGCCAGAGAtggtgcacactgcacacagagtTCCTCTG GTATGATCCAAGACTAACACCCACACCTCCTCCTGATTATGGAACATCTAGGCTTCACTACTTTGAGGACTGGGGAGTAGTCACATATGGGAGTACTTTATCGGCCGAACCCAACCAtacctttctctccttcaagtCAGGGAAGCTGGGAGGGCGTGCCATATATGACATTGTACACAAGAACAAGTACAAAGAATGGATTAAGGGCTGGCGGAACTTCAATGCAGGGCATGAGCATCCTGACCAGAACTCTTTCACCTTTGCTCCAAACGGGGTACCATTCATCACAGAGGCCCTCTACGGCCCCAAGTACACTTTCCTCAATAATGCCGCCATGTTTTCCCCTGCTCCATCAGAGAGCTGCTTCGCCCCCTGGGAAGGTCAGCTGACGGAGGCCTGCAACTCTAAGTGGCTGAAGTACAAGCACGGCCCAGCAGCAGACTGCCAGGGCAGGGTGGAGGCGGTCCTGGAGAGGCAGGGGATGGTGTTCATCCGCGGAGAGGGCAAATCTGCCTACAGTGAAGAGCTGAAGATACAGAGTTATCAGAGGaatctcctcctgctccaccctCAGCTGCTGATTCTGGTGGATTATATCAACTTGGAGACGGACAGCCCAACAAGGACCATGAGCAGCTTctttcacaacactgatcaACCTTTCAAAGACATCAACATGGAGGGCATTCACGGCGCCTTCATCAAACAAGATGACGATGCCTACAAAATGTTTTGGATGGATGACACGGGCCATAGCGAACGAGGAGTTCTGGGATACAAGGGTTATCCACGTGGATACCCTTACAATGGCTCCAACTATGTGAATGTGACCATGCCTCTGAGGAACTCTCACAACAGAGTGGCTTACATCTTCCATGGACCAGGGGTGGAGGTGCAGAGCTTCAACATGCGAGGGGATGCAGAACGACTGGACATTTATCTAACAACCAAGGAGCACTCCTACACCATCTACCTTCTCACCGGCGATAGGGCAAGCAAGCCTCTATTTGCCATGGTCCTGGCCGACAACAAGAAGATTGTGTTTGAGAAGTCGGCGGGAGTGAAGGAGAGCGAgcaggaggaagtggaggagtaCGTGAACGTGGTGGAGGACAACCTTCAGCACGTCAAGCCCGTCTTCCAGCACCAGGAGAGGCAGATACTGGCCCGGGTACTCAACACAGACAATTTCCGCAAGACTGCAGAGCGCCTCCTTCAGTTCTCTGACAAGAAGAAAACAGAGGAGGCTGTGGAGAAAATGTTTGCTTTGACCAAGAAACAGGGCAAAGGTAAGGTTGGCAAGAAAGGTAATCTTGGAGACAGACTTTCAGACAGCCTACCGGACATTTTTGCTTTGATTGAGGGCAGTgaaaagaaggagaggcagaggacaaTGAAGCGTGTGTACGAAGAGATCCCGGAGGAAGGGGACGGCGACTCTAGGGCTTTTGTGGATTACTCCGATATCCGCAAAGGCAAGAAGGCCGGCTTTATAAAGGGCCGGAAATACAAGGAAGTTCATATGCTGGCTACAGCCAGGAGCGAGGACCTGTCCAACACCACCTCGTATATACGGATATTCCTCATTCTCAACATTGCCACTTTCATCCTGCTCCTGGCTCTGCTGTTGACCCGCTTCCAGAGAGCCCaaagcctgcacacacagaggtgtttCTACGGCGTCCTAATCATTGACAGTTTCATTCTGCTTTGTTTGTACTCATCCTGCTCTCAGGCCCAGTGCTGA
- the ndufaf4 gene encoding NADH dehydrogenase [ubiquinone] 1 alpha subcomplex assembly factor 4 has translation MMGSRFGRMFRNFNIENRAFREIGKEKPVAAPRHPTPENTSEIAQEVTQEIHKKNDPLLSLLKTVYVDSNDPASQSLVPQTEKEEEGERRQLKFSLPGDPYGICDITDVPKGKLSIVEALNALNSHKRAPQTWTPEKVAQEYSLDLKDTQGLLTFFVPFEVKILPPKGGGTQQIKDT, from the exons ATGATGGGGTCTCGGTTTGGACGCATGTTTAGAAATTTTAATATAGAAAATCGTGCTTTTCGTGAAATAGGGAAGGAAAAACCAGTGGCTGCTCCTCGACACCCAACTCCAGAGAATACGTCTGAAATCGCCCAGG AAGTCACACAGGAAATCCATAAGAAGAATGACCCATTACTGTCCTTATTGAAGACTGTCTATGTGGACTCAAACGATCCGGCATCTCAG AGTTTGGTGccacagacggagaaagaagaggagggcGAACGCCGGCAATTGAAGTTCAGTTTACCGGGTGACCCATATGGTATCTGTGACATCACAGATGTCCCCAAAGGAAAACTGTCCATTGTTGAAGCGCTTAATGCACTCAACAGCCACAAACGTGCACCTCAGACATGGACTCCGGAGAAAGTGGCCCAGGAGTACTCTTTAGACTTGAAGGATACTCAGGGGCTTCTGACCTTTTTTGTCCCCTTTGAAGTGAAAATACTACCACCCAAAGGGGGTGGTACCCAACAGATTAAAGACACTTAG